A window of the Pedobacter frigiditerrae genome harbors these coding sequences:
- a CDS encoding family 43 glycosylhydrolase — protein MYFNICKRISIALLLVLSSLITIAQQKTYCNPINVDYGYTPFPSFTEWGKHRATADPVIVNYKGDFYLFSTNQWGYWHSSDMLNWKFEERKFLRPWNKTLDELCAPAVGIIGDTMVVMGSTYTKNFTLWGSTDPKGNKWFPLVDSLEIGGWDPAFFTDDDGKFYMYNGSSNNYPVYGVELDRKTFKPIGTRTPMYLLQDWRYGWQRFGEYMDNTFLDPFIEGAWMTKHNGKYYFQYGAPGTEFSGYADGVVVGNKPLFDGIVATPQSDPLSYKPGGFSRGAGHGSTFQDNSQNYWHISTSIICVKNTWERRMGIWPTGFDNDDVMWTNTAFGDYPLYLPSERKKDGPIGPGWMLINYKKPVTVSSTLGSFNANNIVDESIKTYWSAKTADKGEWIQTDLGSLATVNAIQINYADQDAIFLGKQTTIYHQYQLYSSIDGKKWRLLIDKSKNKTDVPHDYIELEKPIKTRFIKMVNVHMPSGKFAISGLRVFGKGNGEKPDAVKNLIVLRTEKDKRSAYIKWQPVDNAFAYNLYYGTAPDKLYSCIMIHDFNEYWFKAMDSKKAYYFTIEAINENGVSAKTEIKKVD, from the coding sequence ATGTATTTCAATATCTGTAAACGTATTAGCATTGCATTACTGCTCGTTTTAAGCAGTCTTATTACTATTGCTCAGCAAAAGACATACTGCAATCCAATTAATGTAGATTATGGTTATACGCCATTTCCATCGTTTACAGAATGGGGTAAACATAGAGCAACTGCTGACCCAGTAATTGTAAATTATAAAGGAGACTTTTATCTATTTAGTACCAACCAATGGGGATACTGGCATAGCTCAGATATGCTGAATTGGAAATTTGAAGAACGTAAATTTCTTCGTCCATGGAATAAAACCCTCGATGAATTATGCGCCCCTGCAGTAGGTATAATTGGCGATACCATGGTGGTAATGGGCAGCACTTATACCAAAAATTTTACTTTATGGGGAAGCACAGATCCAAAAGGCAATAAATGGTTTCCCTTAGTAGATTCACTTGAAATTGGAGGCTGGGATCCCGCTTTTTTTACGGATGATGATGGTAAGTTTTATATGTATAATGGCAGTAGTAATAACTATCCTGTTTATGGTGTAGAATTAGATAGAAAAACATTTAAACCTATCGGAACTCGAACGCCCATGTATTTACTGCAAGATTGGCGCTATGGTTGGCAACGTTTTGGCGAATACATGGATAATACTTTTCTAGATCCGTTTATTGAAGGCGCTTGGATGACCAAACACAATGGCAAGTATTATTTTCAATATGGCGCACCTGGCACTGAGTTTAGTGGCTATGCTGATGGCGTGGTGGTAGGGAACAAACCATTGTTTGACGGAATAGTAGCTACCCCGCAATCTGACCCTTTAAGTTATAAGCCAGGAGGATTTTCTCGTGGCGCTGGCCATGGGTCTACATTTCAAGATAACAGTCAAAATTATTGGCACATCTCCACAAGTATAATTTGTGTAAAAAACACTTGGGAAAGAAGGATGGGCATTTGGCCAACTGGCTTTGATAACGACGATGTAATGTGGACCAATACCGCTTTCGGAGATTATCCTCTTTATTTGCCATCTGAAAGAAAAAAGGATGGCCCGATAGGCCCTGGATGGATGTTAATTAATTATAAAAAACCAGTCACAGTTTCGTCTACATTAGGCAGTTTCAACGCCAATAATATTGTAGATGAGAGTATTAAAACCTATTGGAGCGCCAAAACAGCTGACAAAGGAGAATGGATACAAACCGATTTAGGAAGTCTAGCAACTGTTAATGCAATTCAAATCAATTATGCTGATCAAGATGCCATTTTTTTAGGCAAACAAACTACCATTTATCATCAATATCAGCTCTATTCATCCATTGATGGTAAAAAATGGCGCTTATTAATTGATAAAAGCAAAAACAAGACAGATGTACCACATGACTATATCGAACTGGAAAAGCCAATTAAGACGCGTTTCATAAAAATGGTAAACGTTCATATGCCAAGTGGAAAATTTGCTATTAGTGGCTTGAGGGTTTTCGGAAAAGGTAATGGTGAGAAACCTGATGCTGTAAAAAATCTTATCGTTTTACGCACAGAGAAAGATAAACGTAGCGCTTATATAAAATGGCAGCCAGTTGATAACGCTTTTGCCTATAACTTATATTATGGTACTGCACCAGATAAACTTTACAGCTGTATAATGATTCATGACTTTAACGAATATTGGTTTAAAGCAATGGATAGTAAAAAAGCTTATTACTTTACCATTGAGGCCATAAACGAAAATGGTGTATCAGCAAAAACAGAAATTAAAAAAGTAGATTAG
- a CDS encoding glucoamylase family protein translates to MKFISILSLFIILSSCSSQRKAVVASQKKLTDDELLNLVQKQTYKYFYEGAEPVSGLSRERYHSDNVYPQNDKDIIATGASGFGIMGTIVAIEREFITKKQGLEHLKKGLDFLAKADRFHGAWPHWMLPSGKPKPFGKNDDAGDLVETSFLAQALICVRQYYANGSAEEKELAKKADELWKGIDWNFYRQNNKNVLYWHWSPVSGWKMNFAITGYNECLITYVLAACSPTYGVPAEVYHEGWAKSGAMNTSFSMYGHPIKLKHNVVGQSVGPLFWAHYSYLALNPKGLKDKYANYWEENKNHSLINYDYAIANPKKYKGYGANSWGLTASYSVKGYAAHMPDEDFGVISPTAALSSYPYTPKESMQVIRNLYENMADKVWGEFGFYDAYSETDNWFPKRYIGIDQGPIVVMIENGRTGLIWDLFMSAPEIKTGLKKLGFESPKIN, encoded by the coding sequence ATGAAATTTATATCTATACTTTCACTTTTCATTATTTTGAGTAGCTGCAGTTCACAACGCAAAGCCGTTGTGGCTTCGCAAAAAAAATTAACTGATGACGAATTACTCAACTTGGTTCAAAAACAAACCTACAAGTATTTTTATGAAGGTGCCGAACCTGTTTCAGGACTATCTAGAGAGCGCTATCATAGCGATAATGTTTACCCTCAAAATGATAAGGATATTATTGCAACTGGAGCAAGTGGTTTTGGCATAATGGGAACTATTGTGGCTATCGAACGTGAATTTATTACCAAAAAACAAGGACTTGAGCACTTAAAAAAGGGTTTAGATTTTTTAGCAAAAGCGGACAGATTTCATGGGGCTTGGCCACATTGGATGTTACCAAGTGGTAAACCAAAACCCTTTGGAAAAAATGATGATGCAGGAGATTTGGTTGAAACTTCTTTTCTTGCCCAAGCTTTGATTTGTGTACGACAATATTATGCAAATGGTAGTGCAGAAGAAAAAGAATTAGCTAAAAAAGCTGATGAACTTTGGAAAGGAATTGATTGGAATTTTTACAGGCAAAATAACAAAAATGTTTTATACTGGCATTGGTCGCCTGTTTCTGGCTGGAAAATGAATTTCGCCATTACGGGTTATAACGAATGTTTAATTACTTATGTTTTGGCTGCCTGTTCTCCTACCTATGGTGTTCCTGCAGAGGTTTACCATGAAGGTTGGGCTAAAAGTGGCGCAATGAATACTAGTTTTTCTATGTATGGTCATCCTATTAAATTAAAACACAATGTTGTTGGCCAAAGCGTTGGACCACTTTTTTGGGCCCATTATTCTTACCTAGCTTTAAACCCTAAAGGATTAAAAGATAAGTATGCCAATTACTGGGAAGAAAATAAAAATCATTCTTTAATTAATTACGACTATGCTATTGCTAATCCCAAAAAATATAAGGGATATGGTGCAAATTCATGGGGTTTAACAGCTAGCTACTCCGTAAAAGGTTATGCTGCTCATATGCCTGACGAAGATTTTGGAGTAATTAGTCCGACAGCAGCACTTTCTTCTTACCCCTATACACCTAAAGAAAGTATGCAAGTGATCAGAAATTTATATGAAAATATGGCCGACAAAGTGTGGGGGGAGTTTGGGTTTTATGATGCTTACAGTGAAACAGATAACTGGTTTCCAAAGCGCTATATAGGTATCGATCAAGGACCGATTGTGGTGATGATAGAAAACGGACGAACAGGTTTAATATGGGATTTGTTTATGAGTGCCCCAGAAATTAAAACTGGGTTAAAAAAGCTAGGTTTCGAAAGTCCAAAAATAAACTAA